The Fructilactobacillus myrtifloralis genome segment GGGGCACTTTCCGACCGTTTCGGTCGCAAAAGGCTTTTAATTCTCGCCGCGCTACTCTTTTTATCTGGTTCTGGATTGTCCGCCGTTGCGACGGGCTTTCTTCCGATGGTAATTGCCCGCATTATCTTAGGCCTAGCCGTTGGAGGTGCCTCCGCCCTAACCCCCGCCTACTTAGCTGAATTGGCCGATAAAGAACACCGGGGCTCGTTAGGAACCATGTTTCAACTCATGGTAACCCTCGGCATCTTACTGGCCTACGTTTCTAACCTCGCCTTTCTCGGCCACAACCTCTTAGGCATTCGGGACTGGCGCTGGATGCTCGGTTCAGCGCTAATTCCCGCCCTGTTGTTGTTAATCGGGGGCATTTTACTTCCCGAATCACCACGCTACCTAGTTGAAAAGGGGAAGGTTGATGAAGCGCGAACCGTCTTACACCGGATGCGGGCCAATGGTACCACTGATCCGGATGCAGAAATCGCCGAGATCCAAGCCGTTTCGCACCAAGAAAAGGGCGGCTTCAAGGAACTTTTCACAATCGCCCGCCCGTCCTTGATTGTGGCCATGGGGATCATGCTCTTTCAACAATTGGTGGGGATTAACGCAGTCATCTACTTCCTCCCCCAAGTTTTCATGAAGGGCTTTCACTTCCCTGCTGCCAATGCCATCTGGATTTCCGTTGGGATTGGGGTGGTGAACTTTGTCGTTACCATCCTGGCCTACCTCATCATGGATCACGTTAACCGCAAAACGATTCTCATGTTTGGCTCGATTGTAATGGGCTTGTCCCTCGGACTTTTAGCGGTCCTGAACTTTACCCTCAGCATCCGGGTAGCAGCCATTCCAACCATGCTGTTAATTGCCGTTTACATTTTTGGATTCGCCATTTCCTGGGGACCAATTGCCTGGCTGTTAATCGGGGAAATCTTCCCCCTCTCGGTCCGGGGGATCGGAACCGCGATTGGGTCAGCCGCCAACTGGATTGCGAACTTCATTGTTTCCCAATTCTTCCTCAGCACCCTCGCCCTGTTTAACAATAACGTCGGTGGTCCCTTCGCAATTTTCGCAGTCTTTGCCTTCCTTTCCTGGGGCTTTGTCTACTACTTTGTTCCAGAAACGCGCAACAAATCCTTAGAAGCCATCGAAGCTGAACTTGTCCACCGTTACCACACCAACCAAACCAAATCCTAAGCAACCAAAAAAGCAAGCCAGCTCCAGGTAGAGCTGGCTTGCTTTTTTACGCTATTTTTCGTTAGTGGTAATCGGGACCAACTGCTGGTTTGCAAGTAAGTATAAGTACTTCTGTTGCACTGGTTTGTGCAAAATGTCTTGCAGCGCCAGGGCATAGAGATTCACCTGACCGGTATACTGGTCCTTAATTTGCTCAATCGAGGCTTCTGGATGCGCGGGATTCACAAAACTCGTTTTGTAATCAAACAGAAGTGGGCCTTCCTCTGGATCATCGAGATAACCATCGATAATTCCGTGAACCAGAATCTGTTGCTCCGGATCATTGTTAAATTCCGAAAAGAGTCGTTGGGCTTTAATAATCAGTGAGAAGGGTACCTCCCGATGTAGCCGGTCGGGGAATTGGAGAATCCGTTGCCCCACATCCGTCTGGTAGAACGCTACAACGGACTGCCGGTTAATCCGTTCCGCCACCGCTGCAGTTAAGAGCTGGCCCGCAACTAGGTCCTTAATTAACGCTTCGACTCGCTCTTCTGTAACCGGTTGGGTCACGTCGAGTTTCTGCAGGACCAAGTGGGTCGCGGTTCCCACCTCTTGGGGCGTTGGCTTAGCGACCGTTTGCATGAACTGCGGTTGGGCAAACTGCTCACTCTGATACCGGGTTCGTTGCAAAATTTGGTGCCCCGCATCAGCGACGCTCCCTAATTGAATGTTATCCGGATCGTCAAACTGGCGTTTAATTTCTGACACCGATTGGTACGCCGTTGTTTGCGCGGCATCCGCAAACGGATACTGAAACTCCAGCAACCGGTTAATTTCCGCTGGTTCCGTAGCAGGTCCAGTGAACTCTACGTTAGTAGCGGACTCAGTCGCTGGGGTGGTTGCTTCTAGCTCCGTCGGCTGGATAAATTCCACCGTAAATTCACTTGGATCAGACTGAAGCTCCGGTAAGGTCAGGTCATCATCCAGTAACGCTTGCAACTGCGGATGGCGTACCAGTGCCATCCCAATCCAAGTTAAGAAGTTCTTGGCACTACTTCTATTTGCCTGGTTAATCACCAGGTTCGGGCTTTGCCCTGCCTGCGACCAACTTTGCAGGGTACTTTCTTCGGCCGTTTGTTTGTTATTTCCCTTAACAATTCCCGTAATAATTAACTTCTGCTTGGCCCGGGTTAAGGCCACGTATAGTTTCCGCATTTCTTCGGCTTTCGCCTTCCGTTTTAACGAATTGTTGATCGCCAAGTACTGTAGCGTGGTGACCTGCTCGTGGCGGTCGGGATAGTAATACTTAATCCCTAATCCGATCTGATCATCGACCACAAACGAATCCCTAAACTCACTTTGATTGGACTGGTGGTTAACATCAATCACAAAGACTACCGGATATTCGAGTCCCTTACTCCCGTGAATCGTTTTGACGGTCACGGAGTTCGGATCCACGTCGACGCTAGCTTCCGCGAGGTCTTTGTCATCCTTTTGCAGTCGCTTGATAAACTGCACAAAGGCGAACAACCCCTGGAATCCGTTCCGTTCATACTCTTCTGCTCGCTGGTAGAGCGCGTGCAGATTGGCCTGCCGTTTCTTACCGGCTGGCATTCCCCCCACGTAGTCTAAGAACCCGGTTTGGTTGTAAATCTCCCAGATTAGTTCCGCCAAACTATGCTTGGTCGCGTAATCACGTAAGTTCGTTAGTTGTTCCAAAAATTGGTCAACTTTGCTCAACACCCGATTGCCGAACTCCGTCTGGGTTTGTTCCTGGTATTCTGTTTGAAAGTCCAAAACGGCTTGATAATAGTTCCCCGTTTTTTTTGTAATCCGGATGAAGGCTAATTCATTTTCGTCTAATCCCACTAACGACGAACGTAACACTGCTGCCAACGGAATGTCTTGGGCGGGATTATCAATGATTTGCAGTAACGACAGCATAATTTGAATTTCCGCCGTCTTAAAGTAACTTTCGGCTCCATCACTGTTCAAGGGAATTTGATGGTCGGCAAAGATGCTGGCAATCTCAAAGTTATTCCGCTTGGTCGAGGATAGCAACGCAATGTCGCCATACTGCAAGGGCCGTTTTTGCCCCAACTTGCGATCGTAAATCTGAAAGCCAGCGTTCATCATCGTTTCAATCTTGTTCGCAATCATCTCAATCTGAAGTTGGTCGTTGGTTAACTGGGTTTCTTGCTGATCGTTCTGATCATCCGCCAAAAACATTACTTCCGTGGTGGTGTCTAAATCGTCTGGATAATCCTTCGCCCCAAATTGCAACTGAGCATCGCCAGTGTAGTCAACTTCTCCAAAGGAGCGGTCCATAATCTGTTCAAAGATGAGGTTCGTAAAGTGGTCCACGTTCGCTACCGATCGGAAGTTATCGGGCAACGTAATCAGTTGATTAGGATTATCAGGGTCCGGGTACGTCTGATACTTGTCCATAAACATCTGTGGATCGGCCAACCGGAAGCGATAGATCGACTGTTTCACATCCCCGACCATGAAGAGGTTCGGGTGCTCTGGATTCTTAATCGTTCCTAAGATGGCATCCTGCAGGTGATTATTATCCTGGTATTCATCAACCATAATTTCGTTAAACTGCTGCTGGAGTTGCGTCCGCAGGGAAACTCCCGCTTCAGACTGATTGGTTAGGATTCGAAACGCAAAGTGCTCGATATCCGTAAAATCGTAGGAATGCCGGTGGCGCTTCACCGTGGCATACTGAGTCGCAAACGCATGCACCACCTCAATTAACTTGTGAATCAGCTGAGCTGCATCGTCATTTAGCGTCTGCAGACTCGCTTCATCGGTCCAAAAGTAATTTTTGCAAATGGCTTCAATTTGTTTTTTAACGGCATCCCGCAAATTTTTACATTGGTCTTTGCCCGCTACCTGGTCTTCATCAGAGTCATTTTTTTTAACGCTGGGGAAGCGTTTAAAATCTTGCTGGTTAAAGGCAGTCCGAAGCTGATTCCAACTGCTGGAGTCGAGCTTTTCTGCCAGTGCTTCAATTTGGTCCTGTTCAGCCGCTAAAAACTGCTCTACTTTGTCGATTCCAACCTGATGTGCTAATTGCCGCGCTTGTCGGTATGAAGCCAGCATCTGCTCCAACTGGTTCTGTAAATCCGGCAATAAATAATCTCGATACAGATGACTATCCGTCAGGGCTCCCTCAACCCGGTAAAATTCTCCTAACTGATCAAGCCACTGGTCCGGGTCCTGGTTCACGTTCGCTAATTCGTACAGGCGTAACACCAAATCAGTCAAACCGTCATCACTGCGATCGTTGGAGAAGTTGCGGGTTAACTGGGCAAACCGGTGATCCCGGTCGTTTCCATACAATTCCTCACGGACATCGTTCCAGACATCCGTTTGTAACAGCGTCCGTTCGCTCGTGTTCGTTAAAATCCGAAAGTCCGGATCCAAGTTAATGACGTAGTAGTACCGTTTTACTAGCCACAGACAAAAGGCATCCATGGTTTCAATGTGCGCCGTGGTCAGCTTCCGCAGTTGGCGAACTAGATGTTGTTTTTCCGCTTGATCCTGCGTGTGCTTCAGTTCCGTTTGCAGGGCCCCATGAATTCGTTCCCGCATTTCCTGGGCCGCAGCGTTCGTAAAGGTCACAATCAGTAACTGGTCCACGTCGACGCCGGCCTTGATTTTCCGCATCACCCGCTGGGTTAACACGCTGGTCTTCCCTGATCCAGCCGAGGCCGATACCAGCATGTTGCCAGCGGCATCATTCTGAATCGCGGCTAATTGTCCCGGGGTCCATTGGGTTTCACTCATGACGGTCTCCTTTCTGTTCATCTCGTAGTTTGTCCAGCACTGCTTGCATGCTGAGATTCTCCACCTCACGATAGTTATTTTCCTTTAGGAGCGGGTCAAACTGCATCACGGCTTGGTAAGGTGAATTCGTAATGGTGGATCTAGCTTGAAACCGGGCCGGCCATAGCCGCGTATCCCCAGCAAAAATTCTTTTTCCAGCCGTTTGAATCAACTGTTCTGTATGGTGAATTACCCGATCCAAATCGGCTTGGGAAATGACGCTACTCTTCTGCTTATTAAAAGAATCATTTTTGGTAAAGGCAAACGGATAGATTTCGCTA includes the following:
- a CDS encoding sugar porter family MFS transporter, which gives rise to MKKFHLNIAFIFIFGALGGMLFGFDTGIISGASPLIESNFHLNTTQTGFITSSVLIGSAVGALSIGALSDRFGRKRLLILAALLFLSGSGLSAVATGFLPMVIARIILGLAVGGASALTPAYLAELADKEHRGSLGTMFQLMVTLGILLAYVSNLAFLGHNLLGIRDWRWMLGSALIPALLLLIGGILLPESPRYLVEKGKVDEARTVLHRMRANGTTDPDAEIAEIQAVSHQEKGGFKELFTIARPSLIVAMGIMLFQQLVGINAVIYFLPQVFMKGFHFPAANAIWISVGIGVVNFVVTILAYLIMDHVNRKTILMFGSIVMGLSLGLLAVLNFTLSIRVAAIPTMLLIAVYIFGFAISWGPIAWLLIGEIFPLSVRGIGTAIGSAANWIANFIVSQFFLSTLALFNNNVGGPFAIFAVFAFLSWGFVYYFVPETRNKSLEAIEAELVHRYHTNQTKS
- the addA gene encoding helicase-exonuclease AddAB subunit AddA → MSETQWTPGQLAAIQNDAAGNMLVSASAGSGKTSVLTQRVMRKIKAGVDVDQLLIVTFTNAAAQEMRERIHGALQTELKHTQDQAEKQHLVRQLRKLTTAHIETMDAFCLWLVKRYYYVINLDPDFRILTNTSERTLLQTDVWNDVREELYGNDRDHRFAQLTRNFSNDRSDDGLTDLVLRLYELANVNQDPDQWLDQLGEFYRVEGALTDSHLYRDYLLPDLQNQLEQMLASYRQARQLAHQVGIDKVEQFLAAEQDQIEALAEKLDSSSWNQLRTAFNQQDFKRFPSVKKNDSDEDQVAGKDQCKNLRDAVKKQIEAICKNYFWTDEASLQTLNDDAAQLIHKLIEVVHAFATQYATVKRHRHSYDFTDIEHFAFRILTNQSEAGVSLRTQLQQQFNEIMVDEYQDNNHLQDAILGTIKNPEHPNLFMVGDVKQSIYRFRLADPQMFMDKYQTYPDPDNPNQLITLPDNFRSVANVDHFTNLIFEQIMDRSFGEVDYTGDAQLQFGAKDYPDDLDTTTEVMFLADDQNDQQETQLTNDQLQIEMIANKIETMMNAGFQIYDRKLGQKRPLQYGDIALLSSTKRNNFEIASIFADHQIPLNSDGAESYFKTAEIQIMLSLLQIIDNPAQDIPLAAVLRSSLVGLDENELAFIRITKKTGNYYQAVLDFQTEYQEQTQTEFGNRVLSKVDQFLEQLTNLRDYATKHSLAELIWEIYNQTGFLDYVGGMPAGKKRQANLHALYQRAEEYERNGFQGLFAFVQFIKRLQKDDKDLAEASVDVDPNSVTVKTIHGSKGLEYPVVFVIDVNHQSNQSEFRDSFVVDDQIGLGIKYYYPDRHEQVTTLQYLAINNSLKRKAKAEEMRKLYVALTRAKQKLIITGIVKGNNKQTAEESTLQSWSQAGQSPNLVINQANRSSAKNFLTWIGMALVRHPQLQALLDDDLTLPELQSDPSEFTVEFIQPTELEATTPATESATNVEFTGPATEPAEINRLLEFQYPFADAAQTTAYQSVSEIKRQFDDPDNIQLGSVADAGHQILQRTRYQSEQFAQPQFMQTVAKPTPQEVGTATHLVLQKLDVTQPVTEERVEALIKDLVAGQLLTAAVAERINRQSVVAFYQTDVGQRILQFPDRLHREVPFSLIIKAQRLFSEFNNDPEQQILVHGIIDGYLDDPEEGPLLFDYKTSFVNPAHPEASIEQIKDQYTGQVNLYALALQDILHKPVQQKYLYLLANQQLVPITTNEK